Proteins encoded in a region of the Paenibacillus sp. E222 genome:
- the hslO gene encoding Hsp33 family molecular chaperone HslO: MENNNKQDRLIRGTAMNGRVRAFAVQTTELVEELRRRHDTFPTATAAMGRTVTAASIMGAMLKGEEKLTIQVKGDGPIGQIVADANAKGEVRGYVSNPHVHLPSNSMGKLDVAGAVGTEGFVNVTKDLGLKEPYRGSVPIISGELGEDFTYYFAKSEQTPSAVGVGVLVDTDNSVIVAGGFIVQLLPGLTDDEITVIENAIGTMPPVTSLLAEGLELEALLRRVLPDVQVMDEMDIHFHCECSRERVEKTLISLGQSEMEQLIEEEGQAEVVCQFCNEAYDFNKEQLETILEQAKN; the protein is encoded by the coding sequence TTGGAAAACAACAACAAACAAGACCGGTTGATTCGCGGTACAGCAATGAACGGACGGGTTAGGGCCTTTGCTGTTCAAACGACGGAACTGGTTGAGGAACTGCGCAGAAGACATGATACGTTTCCCACGGCTACAGCAGCTATGGGGCGTACGGTTACAGCAGCATCCATTATGGGTGCTATGCTTAAGGGAGAAGAAAAGCTGACGATTCAAGTCAAAGGCGACGGTCCCATTGGACAGATTGTTGCCGATGCTAATGCGAAGGGTGAAGTTCGTGGTTATGTAAGCAATCCACATGTACATCTGCCGAGCAACAGTATGGGTAAGCTGGACGTTGCTGGCGCAGTCGGAACAGAAGGATTCGTGAACGTAACCAAGGATCTGGGGCTGAAAGAGCCTTATCGCGGCAGTGTACCGATTATTTCGGGAGAACTTGGCGAAGACTTTACGTACTATTTTGCCAAATCGGAGCAGACGCCTTCTGCTGTAGGCGTTGGTGTACTGGTGGATACCGACAATTCGGTTATTGTAGCCGGTGGATTCATTGTGCAGTTGCTTCCAGGTTTAACGGATGACGAGATCACCGTGATTGAAAATGCCATTGGCACAATGCCACCAGTGACGTCTCTGCTGGCTGAGGGGCTTGAACTGGAAGCACTGCTTCGTCGCGTACTGCCTGATGTACAGGTCATGGACGAAATGGATATCCATTTCCACTGTGAGTGTTCACGTGAGCGGGTAGAGAAAACGTTGATCAGTCTGGGTCAATCTGAAATGGAACAATTGATTGAGGAAGAAGGCCAGGCTGAAGTAGTCTGCCAATTTTGCAATGAGGCTTACGATTTCAACAAGGAACAACTTGAGACCATCCTAGAGCAAGCCAAGAACTGA
- a CDS encoding type III pantothenate kinase, with translation MILVVDVGNSNIVLGVYQGRELLHHFRLSTSRQSTVDEYGVMIYNLFHMSGISTRDIEGVIISSVVPPLVNVIEAMCEKYVGKKPLLVGPGIRTGLNLRYENPREVGADRIVNAVAAVEKYGGPLVVVDFGTATTFDCIDEKGNYLGGAIVPGIHIATEALYERASKLPRIELEKPKKVIGRNTIHAMQAGIIYGYAGQVDGIVERIREEMGTKPRVIATGGLAKLIAEETRSIEEVDPLLTLEGLRIVYERNRER, from the coding sequence TTGATTCTTGTGGTAGACGTGGGCAACAGCAACATCGTACTCGGTGTGTATCAAGGCCGGGAGTTGCTCCACCATTTTCGCCTGAGCACATCCCGTCAGTCGACAGTGGATGAATATGGCGTAATGATTTATAATTTATTTCATATGTCGGGTATTTCAACACGCGACATTGAAGGTGTGATCATCTCATCCGTGGTTCCGCCGTTGGTGAATGTGATTGAAGCCATGTGTGAGAAATACGTAGGCAAAAAACCGCTACTCGTTGGGCCTGGTATTCGAACCGGCCTGAACCTGCGGTATGAGAATCCTCGTGAAGTTGGCGCGGATCGCATTGTTAATGCAGTAGCAGCCGTTGAGAAGTACGGCGGCCCTCTCGTTGTGGTCGATTTCGGTACAGCGACCACATTTGACTGTATTGACGAGAAAGGAAATTATCTGGGCGGGGCTATCGTACCTGGCATCCATATTGCAACCGAAGCGCTCTATGAACGGGCGTCCAAGCTACCTCGCATTGAATTGGAGAAGCCCAAGAAAGTCATTGGTCGCAACACCATTCATGCGATGCAGGCCGGCATTATTTATGGTTATGCAGGACAGGTGGACGGCATTGTGGAGCGTATTCGCGAGGAAATGGGAACCAAACCCAGAGTTATTGCAACTGGTGGCCTTGCCAAGCTGATTGCAGAAGAAACACGCAGCATCGAGGAAGTGGATCCGCTGCTTACGCTTGAAGGGCTGCGTATCGTTTATGAGCGAAACCGGGAAAGGTAA